From the Acinetobacter wanghuae genome, one window contains:
- a CDS encoding YkgJ family cysteine cluster protein produces the protein MLSQLPTQDACLTCGACCAYFRVSFYWAEGLNMPDDYIEPLTPIYSCMKGTNQKRPRCVALQGTVGEQVSCGMYEARSSSCQEVQIADEQCNKARIAHQLIPFVQVEVEPAQNDEDFDQVS, from the coding sequence ATGTTGTCTCAATTACCCACACAGGATGCGTGTTTAACTTGTGGTGCATGTTGCGCCTATTTTCGGGTGTCATTTTATTGGGCAGAAGGTTTAAATATGCCCGATGACTATATCGAGCCACTCACACCCATCTATTCCTGTATGAAAGGCACCAACCAAAAGCGTCCACGTTGTGTCGCGTTACAAGGCACAGTGGGTGAGCAGGTCAGTTGCGGTATGTATGAAGCGCGCAGCTCATCCTGTCAGGAAGTGCAAATCGCGGATGAACAATGTAATAAGGCGAGGATTGCGCATCAGCTGATTCCATTTGTGCAGGTGGAGGTTGAGCCCGCACAAAATGATGAAGACTTTGATCAAGTGAGTTAA